A region from the Cloacibacillus sp. An23 genome encodes:
- a CDS encoding sugar transferase has translation MSKSKPIQRTLKRAFDICGAATGLIIFSPVLIWTAYRINKEMGRPIFYNRERAGEGGKPFKLYKFRTMTDARDKNGNLLPDAERITPIGQKIRSSSRDELPQLLNVLLGDMSLVGPRPLLLDYVPLYSEEQRKRLGVPQGITGWAQIHGRNATTWEERFKNDVWYADNWSFWLDIKIILATVSKVLKHEGISAEGEATMPRFTGEINMTNKIINIIQEILETDVNEQTRVDSCPNWTSLKMLQIIMALEEEGIAIPIEKMAQIHSVADLIRLSEN, from the coding sequence ATGTCTAAAAGCAAGCCGATCCAGAGAACGCTCAAAAGAGCGTTCGACATATGCGGAGCAGCGACGGGGCTGATAATATTCTCCCCCGTGCTTATCTGGACGGCATACAGGATAAACAAAGAAATGGGCCGGCCCATCTTCTACAACAGAGAAAGGGCCGGAGAAGGAGGAAAGCCCTTCAAACTCTACAAATTCAGAACCATGACCGACGCGAGAGACAAGAATGGAAACCTCCTGCCTGACGCGGAAAGAATAACGCCCATAGGACAGAAAATCCGTTCCTCCAGCAGAGACGAACTGCCGCAGCTTTTAAACGTGCTGTTAGGAGACATGAGCCTGGTAGGCCCGAGGCCGCTGCTTCTAGACTACGTTCCGCTCTACAGCGAAGAGCAGAGAAAAAGGCTCGGCGTACCTCAGGGCATAACAGGCTGGGCGCAGATACACGGCAGAAACGCGACGACATGGGAAGAGAGATTCAAGAACGACGTCTGGTATGCGGACAACTGGTCATTCTGGCTGGACATAAAAATCATACTGGCGACTGTAAGCAAAGTATTGAAACACGAAGGGATAAGTGCTGAGGGCGAGGCTACTATGCCGAGGTTTACGGGGGAAATTAATATGACTAATAAAATAATCAACATCATACAAGAAATTCTAGAAACAGATGTAAACGAGCAAACAAGGGTTGATAGTTGCCCTAATTGGACCTCATTAAAAATGCTTCAGATAATTATGGCACTCGAAGAAGAGGGAATTGCTATTCCAATAGAAAAAATGGCTCAGATACATAGCGTAGCTGACCTTATTAGGTTGTCGGAGAACTAG